GAAcaacagtgtaaaaaaaaaaaaagtacatgcgttagtctttattttcgctcaactaaataatacatttcctgtaaggaaataacaaatatggattggaaacaatgtcctgaaacttttcaacatgttcaaatataaactttatatgatgttgtaaaaaaaaaaaagaatggtcaccataataattttggtcccacccggaACTAAAACCCTATCCTTGGAtcatgaatttacaattttggtaaaggacacctgctctttttttaaatatctataatcagaatttagtatcaatagcattaccactactgtggtggtctagaggtagagtgtTCGCGCCCTGTATGCGgacggtcggggttcgaatcccggccacgacagacctcctaggtcgttaaaacaggtagtgacaattccatcgccaaaccctcggcatcaggtgtgaatgtcacgagtcctcggagatggccttaaaaacggatgtcccgtgtcacagtaggtgtggcacgctgaTGATAAACGATAAATTCCACACTGAAGTGTTGTAAAATCTTATTTACAAGTTTAGATGAATATTAATGACTCAAGTATCATGGAAAATTATTTCACCATACTAAACTGACACGGAGAACTAAAAACTTGATTGTAATACACGAGGTCTGCGGGAAGCTGAGTTCACACTTTTACGCATGGAAATGTGTTGCAAAactgttgtacatgtacagtgtatctccAATTCTTCGGTTTTGTAAATTAGTTATTGACCACAGTGCGTCAATTTTCAATTCAAGGACATAGGATACCCAACATTTGCTGTGGAAGTTTGTACTACTATTTGTAAgggtttaaaatattcaattctctctctctctctctctctctctctctctctcctttctaGCCCACCAAACCTAttaagtgaggacgtcctcacaattGTAGAAgataatacacacatatattattccaaaggcaaaaaagtactatgttaggtatagctataaaagtttatctaatactctcacgggttattgtttcatattctatttcacaaacgtttgtgagatagaatgaaacaataagcAGTGGTTTGCGATgatatgaaacaaataaaatgcaAACTACCAAGTTAAGTTTTGTCTTAAAAAGAatcttgagagagagagagagagagagatgccattaaaatatttgtgCCTTAAAAATAACTGCATCATATGGTACCGgtttataatttaatcagcATCATAATGTGCTATGttcataacaaatatatattatatttgttttagcatgtttgcttttaaaatacaaGCTTATGTAATCTGCAATTGGcatatcattttctttgatgGTGTGGACTTCCTTGTTTACAccatagacatatataacagtttacacaacaaagaaatatcaattttgatatagtAAGACGAGAAAAAAGACTTCATTTATTGGTATTACAAAGGTAATTAAAAGTAAGGCCGAAACTACTAACGGCTGAAAAAACTTGGGGCCGAACTGAAAAAAGGCCGAAACGACCAGAAAtctatagaggcctccgggcgcgggctccattagaagacgaacgattcgtggaaaaacatatccatacccatttcatgataatagcatcgtttggactcccaatctttccaacattcccgccatagatgcctttgattgttgatgtgacgtcatttcttcagaactactgtgatacaatgtcgcacaggcattaccgcgtcattgactagaatgtttgtcccgaaaacctcgcgagatttgtaccattttcatttttaaaaatatttttgtggtgggtctggttagttttttttttattagatgggtcattgtaaaatgagtttattaatttgatgggtcatggggtaattttttatttttttttatgggtgcttggtatatacaaaaggtgcctcccgacccccccatgtatttatttctggaatagcccttatcACGAGTGAAAGTTGGTCTACAGTACCCAACTTACTTGGTTTTTACTGAGAAATGAATACATCTCAACACTTTGGACACTAGATTGGCTCTgagtcatgatttgaacaaatctacatttacaattttgaatttGCTGATTCAATAGAtttaatcaaataataaaatttcaaaactttcaatAATTGAGGTTGTTTGATTACAGCGAAACCAAATCTGCACGGATTATAAATTACAGATGTTtatttgaaacctgaaatatgGATTCTGGAATTGGGAAATCTACAAGAGGTGGATTAGATAGATTCGTGAATCTGGATTGTAATTACAGATCTGGTTTTGTTGTAAACAAACACGGCTTACGGTTACACGTACAGGGGTGTGTTACTGGGCGTAGTCCCGTATTAGAATACTTATGGTACGGATCAATCCTGCTGAATGGTCCCTCGTATATATACACGTTATTAACACTAGTGAGGTAATCTCTGAAGGTGATCAGCCGATCACAGTCTGTATCAGCCATTCCTACAAACATACACAACACCCATTCCTTCAGTAATTCACTTACATTAGGTTTAAACGGAGCTTTTTGTTAAATTATTCCACTACAGATATCCCAGCACAGCAAAATGTTTCCCTTAATTACCATGATCAGCTACGATAATAATGTTGGTACAATCATGCATGTTTCTTTTGAACAGCCCTTCCATTAATCTGCCCACAGCCTCATCAACTCTTGTCTGGGCTTGTCCAATCTACAACTCAAACAATATGTTTATAATATGTGATGGAAAACTAGCTGACCAGcaagctacagttctgcaatGATTCATTTCCCTTAAAAACTTTAGaaatttgatttcatcaataaaatgctttctttgttgtttcattgggtgataatagtagcaagcattgcagaaaaaaatcataatccATGTGAGCAAATTTTTTTTGCAGTGATTGCTACATGTACCTTCATTACCAAAAACAAAATTGGAAGTAGTGTTTGTGAATGACGGATTACTCATTGCACAGAATATATCTACCATCGAAATTTCACTACTTTGGTATTTATCCATTTTTTCCGATCAGAAATAAAGGTTCTTGAAAAATACAAGATTATATAGATAATATGTCTTACGATGTGACTAATGtgtgagggcgaagcaaaaagtagCTGGCTTGAGTATatatagacacacacacacacacacacacacacacacacacacacacacacattaagTTAGTTAGattagataagtttattccaattttgggcccagagggcataacagtaagacagtttataaagaaggaaattcaaaaaagaaagaaagtttacaacattaactacaggttacatagactgcaaactgcatgtggatgcagcatgttggggaacaagtacatatatatatgaattgctaatcatgcgTATTagacacaagtaaatggacagtatcagtattataccaacatatgaataataaactataatgatttttgcagttttaaagcatcacttctttttctgaaagtttgcactaaatattcactcaatttgacaattactggtttgtcttcatttatcatcaatatataaaatggtatacatgtatatataaagcactgaaggaccaacaacattcagtatccaaaactgtcggatctatattaaatagatacaatggtcagggaaaataattatataaagcactagaatgaccaacgacatgaacaattggaattgtcaaattttcgggacaacctgtcccttcgtcaggacgggaaaggattacattatggagaaaacacaaatataattaacaataagcacTAAAGCTACACAACAAAACTAGCTAATTAATGGACGAACTAGACATTACGCCAATTTCATTTACTATTATCTGAAACTTAGATTTTCAATAGTTTGATCTAGGGGAGAATACCACGATGTACGGATTAATTGTTTCACCTTTTGATCGGCCAAGTTAGTTCGTCCATTAATGAATTTCCGACTGATACCACAGTGACCAGACATGATGAGTTCACGCTCtgattcttattcttttttgagttaataacagagcctgcaacatgtaatccgctggaaaagtgtttagctagttttgttgtgtagctttagtgcttattgttaattatatttgtgttttctccataatgtTACCCTTTCCCGTCCTGAcaaagggacaggttgtcccgaaaatttgacaattccaattgttcatgtcgttggtcattctagtgctttatatatatatatatatatatatatatatatatatatatatataaaagcacaaaaacccaacaactgattgatctgagaagatacaaggccagtaaagaaatttataaaagcactgaaaaggccacgacactgttggttatttaaaactcaaattttcgacgcaataTGAAGAGCTAGCTGTACCATATCCTTTTaataaagttttgttttttgaatttTGTGACTTTAGATTCCGGACTGGCTTAAATTATTTCGGACTGGCTTATGTTGCCTTCTTGTCAGTCCGAATGACTGGCtatctaaaaatattttccacaaCTCTGCTAGAATTgtaagaaattttcaaaaacagtaAGCACTAAATTGATTTTGCCCATTGAGATTGGCTGAATGGTAGTGTGCTGGCAAAATCCTGCCTGATCACTAGATGGCTCTCAAGCAAGCTTGACGCCTTAAAAACCAGATCAAATTAGTTTACTACAACATATATTCATTGTCTAGGATGAAAGCAACGTCAATTTCAACAGAAATTTAAGagaaaatattcaatcaatgaatgtaaataattataattGTGAAAGCTAGTAAACGGAGATATAAACTTACTATTGTGAAATTATTATTGACTGACAGTGGATCAGACCAGTACATCTAGGGGACTGAACTAGTGTTCCAAGGAATATGTAGTGCCATCATTAATCACAAATTACTTTCttattaataaaaatgatccTCCTTCtggcaatgtacatgtaaaataacaaAAGTCTGATTATTCTTTTCACAGTTGCAAAGTTTAAGGATATGTGACAGACAAATGAACAGATGATGGTCAAAGTCATGCCTATGTGTCATTATATGTTACAGACGACACAAAAATGTGTACACTTAACAGAATAAGATGAGATAGACATACAAAGATCTGAGGGAGCCAACGAGACAGGAATCAGTGGCCAAGCAGATACTGCCAAGGAAATGTGCTGGAAATGAGAGATTGAGCCAGATCAAGCAACAagggaccaactggaatggcTAGAACATCCCAAAACAGAGTATGATGGCAAAGGGTCATTGAAGGTCTATGCTCCATCAGGCATTGGtaagtaaaacaaaatttgttcagaaTCAATCTACCTGAGCCAAATTGGCAAAGTGAgcaaatatttttaacaattggAATATTAACAATTTGGAGCCCCAGTGTTTTTaccatgtacatatatctgATTATCATTCAGATTTTTGGTAACTTTTTTGTAGCTGGGAAAGAGGAAATACACAAAATAGATTAAAactattatttaaaaatctaaacCTTAATGTGTACCTGATTAACCAATTTATCCTTTAAACTATGTTACTTGATAATCCATAATGAAAACAACAGAAGGCTAAAAAGAACTTTATAATGGCacataattcatttcatttcatttaattgattgaattaaaCCCCCCAGCCATAAACTGACTCACAGCAATCCTCTTTATCAAGCATTTATGACCTCCAGTTGTTTACATAAACCCTTCTCATTAAGATTTGACTTTACATGGAGATCTAAACTCTATACATTCATTGCCGAACCAGGATAATATTGTCTACTGTCCCTGGATTCTGTACATTTCTCAAACCTCATTCACCTGGTAGAAATAGTAAACAAGgtttgaaaatacaaatcatgaaaatattagCAATTCATATTGTGATCTCTACTGCAAATGATCATGACGCTATAGCATTGTGCTAATCTGTCAAGTTCCCCCATAAAAGAATTCTTATCCTACAGCAAACACTTACATTAAGAAATGATAATTTTTCGTTCAGTGACTGGACTCGCCACAATGCGACCATCAAGTACCTGATAGTTAATCTGACAATATGCACTCCCTGCTAATTAAACCTGATAAATTTTATTACCCCTCAATCACAGCTATATATTCAATGTGGGGAAATATTGCcaatcaattcatttcattttagtCATCATGTCTGCACTGAGAGACTATTTGGCATCTCATGATGTGTCTTTCTCAATCGGAAATCTTTCGAGTAACTCCACAAACTTTATTCCAATCATCATGGACCCTTTGGTTCTGGACAAAATACTTTTCCGCATCGAGCTTTGGCAGGTTTCCCATGGATATATACTATTTCCACTCTGTTTGTTTGGAATCATTGGAAACATTTTGTCCTTTACAATCCTGACCAGAAAAGCTGTGAGGTCTACAACCATTGCTTTGTACCTACGCTGCCTGGCAGTTGCAGACATCTTTGTACTCCTAACAGCCATTTTTCGCTACAGAAGTTATAAATTGTTTTTCGATGATGAGGGTGAAAAGTGGTCCATTTATCATTTTGATCCTTACATACAAGTCTATGTGGAGCCTATTCATTGGATGGCCTTGGGAGTTTCAAGCTTCACCACACTGGCCTTGTCTATGGAGAGATACCTAGCAGTTAGATTTCCCATCCGAATCAAGCAAGCCTGCACTTTACGTGTTGTAAGAGCAGTCATCATAGGCATAATAACCATGGTCTTCATCATAAGTATACCAAACTACTTTGCATACACAGTTGGCAAGTTCTTGAGAGACAACAAATCCTATGTCGCTGTGGCCATGTTAACCACCATGGGCAAGAAGACTTTGTACCACTGTGTGTACCATAGCTATCTTATTCCCATCCTATGGTACATCTTGCCATGGCTCATGCTGGCTGTTTTTAGCATGCTACTTTCCAAAAATGTTCGCAAATCCAGTCAAATTCGGGTCGACGTTCCAACAATGTACAACCCCAACAGAAATCTGAACCTCCTCATCATCATGATTGTGGTTCTATTTCTCATCTGTAATTTTCCTAATTGTATCATAGTCTTCTATAACCTGGTGCATCATACCATGGACAACGACATTTGCACACATGAAACCCAGGGGCTACTTTCAAAGACAACAAAGCTTTATGACACACTAGAAGTCATTGGGGAAATACTAAACGTTTTCAACAGCTGCATTAACTTTATCATTTACTGTGTGGTAGGTACAAAGTTTCGTAAGGAATTGAAGAGATTTATTCTTTGTGAAAAATGTAAGCAGAAACGAACCAATCGTGTTGTACCCAGTTTGTCTAACAACCATCAACTAAGAGACACAACCACTGAGATCTCTAATGGAAGGTAGTTACAAATCCACAATGGACAACACAGACTAGTTACAAAATAATCTAATCAACCTAATGTTTGCTTTACAttataaaacatgagatatcAAAATCATTCTTTAAATCTCTCTTTCTCATGTATTACATATTATGATGTAAATTGTATACAGTTTAACTTTTGTATCTCGAACActgatatcttgaataccatggatatgtcgaagtgctTCATAAGTCCTAACCACTtcttctttaagtattttaccttCGATATCTTGAATCCTTGGATATCTTTTCGAGTGCGAGATAACAAGGTTAGACTGTAGATAAATGTATCACaggtatatttctttaaatcacTTTCATTTGGGAGGTCTTTATTTGCACGCAAATTTGTTGTATTATGaaaataacatttacatgaatatttttaaataattacaTAAATAGCATCGAATAAAGAGGACATTAATGAAAATCATTTCTAAATTCTCactgatatatatattacaaagtaCACTTCAAGAAACAAAGTTTCTAGAGATGCGAGTGATTTATTGTATCAGATACCTGTACGAGTTCTCAAtcaaaaaattgtttgtttggCATTGATCACCCACCTGAAACTGCTGGGTTAGTAGGAAAATTATCTTTTTTGGTGAAGATGAAGGGACAATACAAAAAAATTCACCCAAAACAAATCTCTGGGGGTAAAAGTAATAATAAATGagttgttttgtttgcaaactTTTTTGTAGCAAATTTATAATTCTGAAAACAGAAAAGTTCAAACATTACCAAAGAAAAAGGACTTTCACTATCACATGTAATAATAtcatataaatcttttaaaatgcgGAGAGTTTTAGTGGAAAAGGTTTTAAAAGAAACTGTAAAATAATCgagattatttgagtttatatcaaatagtccgtattaattttgatacaccctgtAGGTCGGGTCTACGTGACTTTAGCGGCTAGAtggtacaagttaatttgtatgcactacgtcacactcggtactccctgtgatcgaacccattcattacattttttccaaccGAAGCAGCAACGTGGTTCTTGTATTAGAGGCGGAAACCAAGCACGTGGCCGAAGTTTTTTCTCCCCTTTTTGGATTTATTCCCTACACATAGCTTTTGGACAATTTTTTCCTGCATTAGGAATGCCACCTAAAAAACGAGCAGCGACCCAGAGATCCCCGGCCAGGGGGGCCGGGATGAAACGTAATCGTCGGACAACACCTCAACTCCGGGAACGAAGTCCAAATCACACGGCCACACCTTGGACGGATCGACTAGCCCCTGCAGAGAGGCAGCCACAGCCCCCTGAGGAGGTACCTCGATTCccaatctataatacatgtacaccggATAACCCGGGTGAGTCTTGCAATTTTTTGTTGAACCAAGCGACATATTTACCCTTGGCTTTACCTTGTCAAATTACATCTGCATGCGATGATATCGGCAGTCATGTCTCGCTTAAACTCAAGCAAAAAATATGGGAGGGGGGATTTATTGATCTGTCTGTCCTACTCAAATCTGCTACGGAATGGAGCAATTTGAGTCCCACGGGGATTTACAACTTGTCAATGGCAAGCTATGCGTAGTCAAGCGTCAACTTAACTCCTTTTTGAGCATAGAAAAGTGGACATCAGCCTTCATGATATACATGAGCATTGTACTTCAACATAGTCAAACGGCCCAAGAAATGCTTAAGTACATGCGAGATATAGGGTTTGCAGCTAATCGTTCACAAAATTGGCAAAAGTATGACGACCAATTCCGACTCCGTAAGGCCTCCAACCCTGCTATGTCTTGGGGCAAAATTCACAGCGAATTCTGGTTGATGTACataaacaaccaatcaaatttctcTCATCCCTAGAAGGTGTCAAGCGGTTTATAGGTGTCTCAATATATCAAGACTTCCTATATCTTACCAATTATTTGTTAAAGTCTTTCGTGCTTTAACATCAGTATGTCGCTCGcctttaatttttctttttttttttttaatcatgtcttaattTTTTCAGCAGCCTTTTCATTGGCATTTTTACGGTTTGCGCAGTCAGTAAGTTTTGTCATCGTCGATTCCACAAGTTTCTCAAAACCAGCTAGGTCAAGCGTTGGTATTTTCACATAGGTCCAAGACCAACCAAACCGGCAAACCCCTAGTTTGTCAAATTATCTGCCCAACACTACTTATTAAGGCATATTTATAGCCCCCCTCCCATTACTTATATATTGCTCTTTTCATGCGGATGGCACTCCTACGACACGTTTTCAGTACCGAGAAGATACTGGCATGTTGCCCATAGTTGCATGATAAAAATTCATGGCTAACCAGGTTAGAGGTTTGTACATTGGACACAACCATGTCATCAAGGCTACTGAGATTGAGTTGTTCCGAACAGATGGCACTCGTCTGTATGTCGGTCCCgggaaatcaattatttctcaacAATATCAAGCGGCCTTggaagtttttctttttttttttctttcttttcttcaaATATCAAGGTTTTTCTTACCCGCCGCACAAGTAATTTATCATTTCGTGCTTGTTGCTGTTTGCCAATTGTGCGTTTACTGTAATTTTTGTGCACCTCCAGTTTCAAGTACTGTGGTTTAGTCAAATGACTTATTCTTATCCATGTAattctttattgtattttgagtTTCACTCAGTTTTTAATCCTACAAGttttttgtgggggacattgttccaatgtctgtggccgaactggggagtcggtaatggtatgtgatgactgtttctgctccaaaacctggttgtttcccccaactgcttctaaagcagggggcaatttacagtactaaaagtcgtacaagttaaaacaagtaaactaatagtggggccaccaccggggacggttgggcccacatccacctcacttcagtgaggggatgctacagtctgatgcatgtttggggcttatgtccaacatgataatgtacataccaGGTAGCACTGCAGGAGACAGGGTGAGAAGGGCGGGTCTCGCTTACCTCCTTAGAACGCTGGCGTCTGTTCAGGTCTGGGCACTGAATGTTTTACTCGGGCCCCCCAGTGTACCCCTTACAAGTTAAGTTAAACTGGCTCACTGGGCGACTCCCCAGTTACCccacaaaattttcacatgcggccgatattgtccatttcagtATATTCCGAATGTGTCATTGCTGTTATGAATAAATTGGTAAACGTTGCTTGTGTCTGTTATTCACTGCAATGAGTCATGGACTGTTATTACAGCCAGTTTTTTGGTTTTATCTATCAGGCGGATTCTTTAATTAATACATTTTGTCTACCAAGGATTTGGCATTTTTCCCATGCATCTAAATGCAAATTTTATACTAAACACCTTTGGTTTCATTTACATCATTATGATATATCTAAAATACAACTAAGAAAAATCTGTCTACTTTTGTGATATTTAAATGTGGATTGGCGACGTCAAACCAAcaaatcaattacatgtaattgtggcTTAGCTAATGTTTCTCGTGTGTGAAACGTTATTTAGAATGCATTTTGCATATTGAAGTTGGTTCAGATCTGCACAGTTCCTTACATATGAAGGatgcaattttcaaaattacatattctaagtgaattatcaaaattgttggCAATTTCAATACTTTATGGTGGATTTGGATGGAATATTAGCGCCTAattaaatttattgattttttatttcatttgtgaCCTGTTTAGTCTAATGAAATCGCAAGCACATCACACTTGGGAAGGTCTAACTGCTATATTCCATTTGATACAATGCTTTTCCCATCAAACATCACATACGAGCAAAAGCTACATTTGGAATGCCTGCCATGTTGTTTGTTTATCATAATGCGCATGCTCGATAAGTCATAGAAATGCTTTGAATGAAGATTGCACAGATTTTAAATCATACAGATGATTTGAATTTAAGTTGCAtagtatttaaatggaaacatTAAAGAATTTTGTATAaatacatcaaaaataaaattattgggATAAAAGATCAATAAAATTTCCTCCGACCACACCAATTTTAATGAGTGGGCTGctaacaaaaaacaaatgatatcCTATTTTTGGCCCAATGAGTTATCAAGTTAATGAACCAGGTACCTTTACGATGTCATCAGGACCGAAGGAATGTCCAGCATGGTCCGGTTCATCAAAGTATAGTGTGATAAAATCCGGACGTTTATCAGCTGGCAGGTCAATCCAGGAAAGGACAGTGTCCACTCGCTTCAAAAATGGAACATTACTGAAAATATAAACCAATTATTACCAAATACAGATCACCTATTAATATAGAAAACACTGGCCATAGATCTGTTTGGAAAAGAAtgctatgtaaaacttatcagAAACACACTCCCACTATATCTGAATGTACAAAAAGCGAATAAACTAATTATTTGAGTCAAGAAATcattcaaataaaagaaatttttcATACCCATCATATTCTTTGTAATAATCAGGACGCATGCCTGAAAACAAATGGAATACATTCTGattgtaaaagatgaaaacCATTATACAGGTACAAAAGACAGAGTATCAATAATTACCATTATACAAGTACAACAAAGTATCAATAATTTAATTGGTTGCAAACCTTCAATTTCATGTTCAGATCCAGGCCAGAAGTAAGTTGCAGACTTCTTCATGTGTTTTTGAGCTGTATTCCATATCTATGTGTAAAATGGATCATTtcatttatcttatttttaaatttaatccTGTATCTGTCAGAGTGTATCTATGGAAAGATtgataattaagatatttttaagtGTAAATGATTAGACTATAGTGATACTTACTGGTTCCCCACCCCACCAACGAGGGTCTGATGCATTTGGAGAACTAAGGCTAAATTTTTCCTTGATGTCCGTATCATACATATTGTTATCCACAATACCATGTGATTCTGGGTAAAGTCCCTGTAAAAAAGTGATGCATGATTGTACCTAAAAGTCACGGCTGTTTTGATATACAGTaaccgcaacgttattcttgacattcctatcgtgcgtgtatcctatcgtatcgtgcttgtatcctatcgtatcgtgtatcaggttttctgttttctatcgtgttttgcgtttatcaggtatatcgtgtatcgtgttttgcgtgtatcagattttccgtttatcgtgaaaatcgtttatcgtgtagcttcggaaactatcggaatcgtatattaaatctaatgaaaaagtatgatactttccgaaagctttattagttttgttaaagaagctatttttaggaatcgaggaaagacagtatgtttgaagaacataaagctgtcgattttaaggcagaaaaagagctatatgtctgtccagagagggtgaaaatttatcacaatttcattctaagtagtctggaaagtaggcggTGGTTTGTcgagcaaaccgaggacagtaaaactgaaaattccttcatctggagttcataaacatttccttgtctaaaaacaattatttgtaattaacactaacagagaaataggaagttctgatctgaaaggaaaaatcagtaaattacattgtttattacatatattttaataatggttctttttcttccgatttttttccACCTGTATTCAACTCatataccaactactgaacttgtgcgcgttcttatctatctgattttttgtatcacccgtgttttgacagtaaacattctcagggacattgtatttcacacatttagaagattaaattttaaaagagtgcaagggtATTACATctcccaaaattctgctcatttgggcacgattcagctgtcatcgttgtttcttttatttatacatgtaccaatagtcgtacttgtagatactggaaatttatgctggttttgatgattatttgaattttttacatgctaaacacaaacattttaaagtgTTTCTAAATAGCGAATTTAAATAAAGCCAGGTTTCGTATAtgttttttaatagtttatttattttttgttaacaattaaatatcaattcatataaatatgttccaattacttatgactatcaattatcattcaaagtgtagaaatatctaacatatgagcatatggtgtagtgcagtggattgtttttaaagcggtcattacgaaaataattgtagttgttgaatgagcggtgaactcagagcttgatgcaaaataccccccccccccccccccccccccccccccccccacaaaatattacttggttttatttgatatccaagataatagacattagaataa
This genomic window from Ostrea edulis chromosome 4, xbOstEdul1.1, whole genome shotgun sequence contains:
- the LOC125672932 gene encoding FMRFamide receptor-like, which produces MSALRDYLASHDVSFSIGNLSSNSTNFIPIIMDPLVLDKILFRIELWQVSHGYILFPLCLFGIIGNILSFTILTRKAVRSTTIALYLRCLAVADIFVLLTAIFRYRSYKLFFDDEGEKWSIYHFDPYIQVYVEPIHWMALGVSSFTTLALSMERYLAVRFPIRIKQACTLRVVRAVIIGIITMVFIISIPNYFAYTVGKFLRDNKSYVAVAMLTTMGKKTLYHCVYHSYLIPILWYILPWLMLAVFSMLLSKNVRKSSQIRVDVPTMYNPNRNLNLLIIMIVVLFLICNFPNCIIVFYNLVHHTMDNDICTHETQGLLSKTTKLYDTLEVIGEILNVFNSCINFIIYCVVGTKFRKELKRFILCEKCKQKRTNRVVPSLSNNHQLRDTTTEISNGR